From a single Okeanomitos corallinicola TIOX110 genomic region:
- the cbiD gene encoding cobalt-precorrin-5B (C(1))-methyltransferase CbiD yields MTNSGYTLPVFACAAAVAALHWLRQRQALTFSSVDLITPAEIADIPIEQVAGISKNSALAITRSDPGDNLDLTKNTPIWAMVTWYEGDGERVIIQGGEGIGKQLNNDGKAAIYGYAENLLTENLQRLLAPGEKIIVTIILPQGRSLAVRTSNSAFGVVEGLSLLGTTGISQPLSTPDQLTAFRDDLKEKASQFKSLVFCIGENGLDLARKLGINPQQLVKTANWLGPLLVEAHLLGVQEILLFGYHGKLMKLAGGIFHTHHHLADGRREILAAHCAIASLPCSHIHTVFYSPTAEAALKHLRHLDSTTGSNWTNQIYSSIVETIDHRAQEYIKSHSNREINTTVCGSVVFDRDRQIITSSKTGCMLMEKLC; encoded by the coding sequence ATGACTAATTCTGGATATACTCTCCCCGTGTTTGCTTGCGCTGCGGCCGTTGCAGCTTTACATTGGTTACGTCAGCGTCAAGCTTTAACTTTTAGTTCAGTAGATTTAATTACACCTGCGGAAATTGCAGATATTCCGATTGAACAGGTGGCTGGAATCTCTAAAAATTCAGCTTTAGCTATTACCCGTAGTGATCCGGGTGATAACCTTGACTTGACAAAAAATACACCAATTTGGGCAATGGTGACATGGTACGAGGGAGATGGGGAAAGAGTAATTATTCAAGGGGGAGAGGGAATTGGTAAACAATTAAATAATGATGGAAAAGCAGCGATTTATGGTTATGCTGAAAATTTGCTCACTGAGAATTTACAACGGTTGTTAGCACCAGGGGAAAAAATTATAGTGACAATTATTTTACCCCAAGGACGATCGCTGGCCGTTCGTACTTCTAACTCCGCTTTTGGTGTAGTGGAAGGACTTTCTCTATTGGGTACAACGGGTATTTCTCAACCTTTGAGTACACCTGATCAGTTAACTGCTTTCCGTGATGACTTAAAAGAAAAAGCTAGTCAGTTTAAAAGTTTAGTTTTTTGTATTGGTGAAAATGGCTTAGATTTAGCGAGAAAATTAGGGATAAATCCCCAACAATTGGTAAAAACAGCTAACTGGTTGGGACCTTTATTAGTCGAAGCTCATCTTTTGGGTGTGCAGGAAATTTTATTGTTTGGTTATCACGGTAAACTGATGAAACTTGCCGGGGGAATTTTTCACACCCATCATCACTTAGCTGATGGCCGACGGGAAATTTTAGCCGCTCATTGTGCGATCGCCAGTTTACCATGTTCCCATATACACACTGTCTTTTATAGTCCTACCGCAGAAGCTGCTTTGAAACATTTACGTCATTTAGATAGTACAACTGGTAGTAATTGGACAAACCAAATTTACAGTAGTATTGTAGAAACAATTGATCACCGCGCTCAAGAATATATAAAAAGTCATAGCAATAGAGAAATTAACACCACAGTCTGCGGTTCAGTTGTTTTTGACCGCGATCGCCAAATTATCACCAGTAGTAAAACTGGTTGTATGTTGATGGAAAAATTGTGCTAA
- a CDS encoding Calvin cycle protein CP12, translating to MTNTQEKTNNIEEQIQDEIQEARNVCDISGNNSAECAAAWDAVEELQAEASHQRQTKPKNSLEQYCDANPDADECRVYED from the coding sequence ATGACAAACACTCAAGAAAAAACCAACAACATCGAAGAACAGATTCAAGACGAGATTCAAGAAGCTCGTAACGTCTGTGATATTTCAGGTAACAACTCCGCCGAATGCGCTGCCGCTTGGGATGCTGTTGAAGAATTACAAGCAGAAGCTTCTCACCAACGTCAAACCAAACCCAAAAACTCTTTAGAGCAATACTGTGATGCTAACCCCGATGCAGATGAATGCCGGGTTTATGAAGACTAG
- a CDS encoding DUF3177 family protein, with protein sequence MPQVWFRPYVWMDYRLALLFTLIIPVILLIWAFVQKTDAIQRLLIIYWRVASLSAITVYLLIGGLPISFISALMARILIPISLWFWVDINDEIDYLPKSPLKLMFTSWRWAMTVYSFLGAISLLPFLSCTFSAASLKNPFCSVWAEAPLMFKDYFHHNSKTGFLGFLGIVGLVIYVVYLSYFVFVKLGKHGRSATQ encoded by the coding sequence ATGCCGCAAGTTTGGTTTCGCCCCTACGTTTGGATGGATTATAGATTAGCATTATTATTTACTTTAATAATTCCTGTTATTCTTCTCATTTGGGCATTTGTACAAAAAACAGATGCAATACAACGCTTATTAATTATTTACTGGCGCGTAGCAAGTTTATCAGCTATTACAGTTTACTTATTGATTGGGGGATTACCAATCAGTTTTATTTCTGCTTTAATGGCGCGGATTTTGATTCCTATTTCCCTGTGGTTTTGGGTTGATATCAATGACGAAATAGACTACTTACCCAAAAGTCCTTTAAAACTGATGTTCACATCTTGGCGTTGGGCAATGACAGTGTATAGCTTTTTGGGTGCAATCAGTTTGCTACCATTTTTGAGTTGTACTTTCTCAGCAGCATCTCTAAAAAATCCCTTCTGTAGTGTTTGGGCTGAAGCACCATTAATGTTTAAGGATTATTTTCACCATAACAGTAAAACAGGTTTTCTAGGCTTTTTGGGCATAGTTGGCCTAGTTATTTATGTAGTTTATTTAAGTTACTTTGTATTTGTAAAACTAGGTAAGCATGGCAGATCAGCTACTCAATAA
- a CDS encoding cation diffusion facilitator family transporter — MAYDNRLEIRKVLIITLILNLFVMAIKAVVGYSTGSLSLLADALHSVTDSANNVLGLIAIKFSSPVPDREHPYGHHKFEAVGALGIAAFLGIACFEILQGAIERILKGGSTIKISGVELWLLLIVLGVNIFVAFYERNVGRRVGSPILIADATHTMSDVWVTISVLGGLIGIWWLNLQWLDVVLAFPVALLVFWSGWSVLKENLPWLVDEMAIAPETIHSIAVAVPGVINCHDIASRGVLGRQVFIEMHLIVDAPDVETAHHITEAVEQQLQQRFSPVRIIIHVEPPEYKTETISFEHQEQ; from the coding sequence ATGGCTTACGATAATCGCTTGGAAATTAGAAAAGTATTAATTATTACTCTAATTCTGAATTTATTTGTCATGGCAATAAAAGCAGTGGTGGGATATTCTACAGGCTCTCTCAGTTTATTAGCTGATGCTTTGCATAGCGTGACAGATAGTGCTAATAACGTTTTAGGATTAATTGCTATTAAGTTTTCTTCCCCAGTACCTGATCGAGAACATCCCTACGGACATCATAAATTTGAAGCAGTAGGTGCTTTAGGGATAGCTGCTTTTTTAGGAATAGCTTGTTTTGAAATTCTCCAGGGAGCGATTGAGAGAATTCTTAAAGGTGGTTCAACTATAAAAATATCAGGAGTTGAATTGTGGTTATTATTAATAGTCTTAGGAGTAAATATTTTTGTTGCTTTCTATGAACGTAATGTTGGTAGAAGGGTAGGTAGTCCGATTTTAATTGCTGATGCTACACATACCATGAGTGATGTGTGGGTGACTATTTCTGTATTAGGGGGGTTAATAGGAATTTGGTGGTTAAATTTGCAATGGTTAGATGTAGTTTTAGCCTTTCCTGTAGCTTTGTTGGTGTTTTGGAGTGGTTGGTCAGTTTTAAAAGAGAATTTACCTTGGTTAGTAGATGAAATGGCGATCGCACCGGAAACTATTCATAGTATTGCTGTTGCTGTTCCTGGTGTCATTAATTGTCATGATATTGCTTCCCGTGGTGTTTTAGGTCGTCAAGTTTTTATAGAAATGCATTTGATCGTAGATGCACCGGATGTAGAAACTGCTCACCATATTACTGAAGCAGTAGAACAGCAATTACAACAACGTTTCAGTCCTGTGAGAATTATTATTCACGTTGAACCACCTGAATATAAAACGGAAACTATTAGTTTTGAACATCAAGAGCAATAG
- the guaA gene encoding glutamine-hydrolyzing GMP synthase: protein MNTAVTLPTEETSPNQEDVKALNRQIIVILDFGSQYSELIARRIRETQVYSEVLSYRTTAEHLRKLNPKGIIFSGGPNSVYSDHAPHCDPEIWNLGIPILGVCYGMQLMVNQLGGEVVKAERGEYGKASLYIDDPTDLLTNVEDGTTMWMSHGDSVKKMPPGFELLAHTENTPCAAIADHEKKLYGVQFHPEVVHSLGGLALIRNFVYHICDCEPTWTTAAFVEESIREIRARVGEKRVLLALSGGVDSSTLAFLLYKAIGEQLTCVFIDQGFMRKLEPERLLKLFKEQFHIPVEYVNARDRFISAIAGVTDPEEKRRIIGHEFIRVFEETSKELGHFDYLAQGTLYPDVIESADTNVDPKTGERVAVKIKSHHNVGGLPKDLRFKLVEPLRKLFKDEVRKVGRSIGLPEEIVQRQPFPGPGLAIRILGEVTAERLNILRDADLIVRQEINQRGLYHDYWQAFAVLLPIRSVGVMGDKRTYAYPIVLRIVTSEDGMTADWARVPYDVLEGISNRIVNEVKGVNRVVFDITSKPPGTIEWE, encoded by the coding sequence ATGAACACAGCGGTGACTCTACCAACCGAAGAAACATCTCCAAACCAAGAAGATGTAAAGGCGCTTAACCGCCAAATAATCGTCATTTTAGACTTTGGTTCTCAATATTCTGAACTTATAGCTCGACGTATCCGTGAAACTCAAGTTTATTCAGAAGTTCTTTCTTACCGCACCACAGCGGAACATTTACGCAAACTCAACCCCAAAGGAATTATCTTTTCCGGTGGACCAAACTCAGTTTACAGCGATCATGCTCCCCATTGTGATCCAGAAATCTGGAATTTAGGCATTCCCATTTTAGGAGTGTGCTATGGGATGCAGTTGATGGTGAACCAACTGGGAGGGGAAGTTGTCAAAGCTGAACGGGGTGAATATGGCAAAGCATCATTATATATAGATGATCCCACAGACTTGTTAACCAACGTCGAAGATGGCACAACCATGTGGATGAGTCATGGCGACTCAGTAAAAAAAATGCCCCCAGGTTTTGAATTACTGGCACATACAGAAAATACACCCTGTGCTGCAATAGCAGACCACGAAAAGAAACTTTACGGTGTGCAGTTCCATCCAGAGGTAGTACATTCACTAGGTGGTTTAGCACTAATTCGTAACTTTGTTTACCATATTTGCGACTGTGAACCGACTTGGACAACTGCGGCTTTTGTAGAGGAATCAATTCGAGAAATTCGCGCCAGAGTTGGGGAAAAGCGCGTATTATTAGCACTTTCCGGGGGTGTAGATTCTTCAACCTTGGCATTTTTACTTTATAAAGCCATTGGTGAACAACTAACCTGTGTGTTCATTGATCAAGGCTTTATGCGGAAATTAGAACCAGAAAGGTTATTGAAATTGTTTAAGGAACAGTTTCATATTCCCGTAGAGTATGTTAACGCACGCGATCGCTTTATTTCTGCCATTGCAGGTGTTACAGATCCCGAAGAAAAACGCCGGATTATCGGCCATGAATTTATCCGTGTCTTTGAAGAAACATCGAAAGAATTAGGACATTTTGATTATTTAGCACAGGGTACACTTTACCCCGATGTAATTGAATCTGCGGATACCAATGTTGATCCGAAAACTGGTGAACGGGTAGCAGTAAAAATCAAGAGTCATCACAACGTTGGTGGTTTACCCAAAGATTTGAGATTTAAACTCGTTGAACCATTACGGAAACTATTTAAAGATGAAGTCCGTAAAGTAGGCCGTTCCATCGGTTTACCAGAAGAAATTGTCCAAAGACAACCATTCCCAGGCCCTGGTTTAGCAATTCGGATTTTAGGGGAAGTCACTGCCGAAAGGTTAAATATTTTACGGGATGCTGATTTAATTGTCCGCCAAGAAATTAACCAACGTGGCTTGTATCACGATTATTGGCAAGCTTTCGCCGTATTATTACCTATTCGTAGTGTGGGAGTAATGGGTGATAAAAGAACCTATGCTTACCCCATAGTTTTACGGATTGTCACCAGCGAAGACGGGATGACAGCAGACTGGGCAAGAGTACCTTATGATGTGTTAGAGGGAATTTCTAACCGCATTGTGAATGAGGTCAAAGGTGTTAACCGCGTGGTTTTTGACATCACTTCCAAGCCACCTGGAACTATCGAGTGGGAATAA
- a CDS encoding restriction endonuclease: protein MPILHHEFTQIIIDILDKYFPENGNIIFNNSQLLQYINIKTKAANRGSKSRASFANHYAIYVLVEDYLQNEFHIKNGYEDYEGAQYTALLIRQRELPFGSKLQNHALNSRLNEEFKKYFLISDYLPIIRDIKTNRYWINENLLKLTIENKTINIAQAIKDIIDAYIQARTESFTNFMKRCQEMTDIQQQQPEAAINFIKELINPNEDARVFEIVSYAILKEYYAEQKIYWGWSPDELNVESLSLYKTGRTNANDGGIDFVMKPLGRFFQVTETIDAGKYFLDIDKVQRYPVTFVIKTEQTIEDLLKIIAAQASMRYKINAVVSRYMEAIEEIINIPQLILFFDQVLESNRGMKVIEEIVLQSRVEFNMDEEVLN, encoded by the coding sequence ATGCCAATATTACATCATGAATTTACCCAAATAATCATTGATATTCTGGATAAATATTTTCCGGAAAATGGGAATATTATTTTCAATAATAGTCAATTATTACAATATATCAATATTAAAACAAAGGCAGCAAATCGTGGTTCAAAATCAAGAGCTAGTTTTGCTAATCATTATGCAATATATGTTTTAGTTGAAGATTATTTACAAAATGAATTTCATATTAAAAATGGATATGAAGATTATGAAGGCGCACAATATACAGCACTTTTGATAAGACAAAGAGAACTACCTTTTGGGAGTAAACTACAAAATCACGCTCTTAATAGTCGGTTAAATGAAGAATTTAAAAAATATTTTTTAATATCAGATTATTTACCAATTATTCGAGATATTAAAACTAACCGATATTGGATAAATGAAAATTTACTTAAACTGACAATTGAAAATAAAACTATTAATATTGCTCAGGCAATTAAAGATATTATAGATGCCTATATACAAGCAAGAACAGAATCATTTACGAACTTTATGAAACGCTGCCAAGAAATGACTGACATACAGCAGCAACAACCAGAAGCAGCAATTAATTTTATTAAAGAATTAATCAATCCTAATGAAGATGCTAGAGTTTTTGAAATAGTTAGTTATGCAATATTAAAGGAATATTATGCAGAACAAAAAATATATTGGGGATGGTCTCCAGATGAACTAAATGTTGAATCTTTATCTCTTTATAAAACAGGTCGTACAAATGCTAATGATGGAGGTATAGATTTCGTAATGAAACCTCTTGGTAGGTTCTTTCAAGTTACAGAAACTATAGATGCAGGTAAATATTTTTTAGATATTGATAAAGTGCAAAGATATCCAGTTACTTTTGTAATCAAAACTGAGCAGACAATAGAAGATTTATTAAAAATAATTGCGGCACAAGCAAGCATGAGATATAAGATTAATGCTGTTGTCAGCAGATATATGGAAGCAATAGAAGAAATTATCAATATCCCACAATTAATACTCTTTTTCGATCAGGTATTAGAATCTAACAGAGGTATGAAGGTTATTGAAGAAATAGTTTTACAGAGTCGAGTTGAATTTAATATGGATGAGGAAGTATTGAATTAA
- the yhdJ gene encoding adenine-specific DNA-methyltransferase, which produces MQSYEQQGNIIFHGDSVNVLRNHISSASVDLIFIDPPYNIGKKFGDFHDQWDSEEEYINWSYQWLNECIRILKPNGTLYLMTSTQAMPYFDIYVRKELTILSRIVWHYDSSGVQAKKYFGSMYEPILHCVKNKNDYTFNADDIKVEAKTGSQRKLIDYRKSVPTPYNTEKVPGNAWYFPRVRYRMEEYENHPTQKPESLLERIILASSNQDSLILDPFAGTFTTAAVAKQLGRKTISIELQKEYLKIGLRRVFGWQEYEGERLLSPDKNHKIRNKHGKNIECEFRQGSIFDANITS; this is translated from the coding sequence ATGCAAAGTTATGAACAACAAGGAAATATCATATTTCATGGTGATAGTGTGAACGTTTTAAGAAATCATATTTCCTCAGCATCAGTAGATTTAATTTTTATTGATCCTCCCTATAATATAGGTAAAAAATTTGGTGATTTTCATGATCAATGGGATTCTGAAGAAGAATATATAAATTGGTCATATCAATGGCTGAATGAATGTATTCGCATCCTCAAACCAAATGGAACATTATATTTAATGACCAGCACCCAAGCAATGCCATATTTTGATATTTACGTAAGAAAAGAATTAACTATTTTAAGTAGAATAGTGTGGCATTATGATAGTTCTGGAGTACAAGCTAAAAAATATTTTGGTTCAATGTATGAACCGATTCTTCATTGTGTTAAAAATAAAAATGATTATACTTTTAATGCAGATGATATAAAAGTTGAAGCAAAAACTGGTTCACAACGTAAATTAATTGATTACAGAAAATCTGTTCCCACTCCCTATAATACGGAAAAAGTCCCTGGTAATGCTTGGTATTTTCCTCGTGTAAGATACAGAATGGAAGAATATGAAAATCACCCTACACAAAAACCAGAATCATTGTTAGAAAGAATTATTCTTGCAAGTAGTAATCAAGATAGTCTCATATTAGATCCTTTTGCTGGAACTTTTACAACTGCGGCTGTTGCGAAACAATTAGGCAGAAAGACAATTAGTATTGAACTGCAAAAGGAATATCTAAAAATTGGTTTAAGAAGAGTTTTTGGATGGCAAGAGTACGAAGGGGAAAGACTTTTATCACCAGATAAAAATCACAAAATCAGAAATAAACATGGTAAAAATATAGAATGTGAATTTAGGCAAGGAAGTATTTTTGATGCCAATATTACATCATGA